One part of the Suncus etruscus isolate mSunEtr1 chromosome 2, mSunEtr1.pri.cur, whole genome shotgun sequence genome encodes these proteins:
- the LOC126001665 gene encoding LOW QUALITY PROTEIN: pro-neuregulin-4, membrane-bound isoform-like (The sequence of the model RefSeq protein was modified relative to this genomic sequence to represent the inferred CDS: deleted 1 base in 1 codon): MPTDYEEPCGSTHGSFCLNGGICYVILTIPSPFCRCIDNYTGALCEEVFLPSTSVQTKSDLLQFFVVPTLLVGTLIIGALYFLCRKGPFQWTSSIHYDMNLTEMSSIGAHHGHGER; the protein is encoded by the exons atgccAACAGATTATGAAGAGCCATGTGGTTCCACTCATGGGTCATTCTGCCTGAATGGGGGGATTTGCTATGTGATACTTACTATTCCCAGCCCATTTTGTAGATGCATTGACAACTATACAGGAGCACTGTGTGAAGAGGTCTTCCTCCCGAGCACTAGCGTCCAGACTAAAAGTGACCTG CTGCAATTTTTTGTGGTCCCAACCTTACTTGTAGGGACACTCATTATCGGAGCCCTCTACTTCCTCTGCAGAAAAGGCCCCTTTCAGTGGACCAGTTCCATCCATTATGATATGAACCTGACAGAGATGAGCAGCATTGGTGCCCACCATGGTCATGGAGAACGCTGA